One window from the genome of Jeotgalibaca sp. MA1X17-3 encodes:
- the trmL gene encoding tRNA (uridine(34)/cytosine(34)/5-carboxymethylaminomethyluridine(34)-2'-O)-methyltransferase TrmL, with the protein MTNHIVLFEPQIPANTGNIARTCAATNSPLHLIEPLGFLTDDKHLRRAGLDYWNEVDIKKHESLPAFLEYLGTRKLYLITKFAEKVYSDVDYTKEEDVFFMFGKETTGLPEEFMKEHEEDCLRIPMNDEHVRSLNLSNTACMIVYEALRQQSFPSLEKSHRYETDKLKK; encoded by the coding sequence ATGACGAATCATATTGTATTATTTGAACCACAAATCCCAGCGAACACTGGAAATATAGCACGGACGTGTGCTGCCACCAATAGTCCGTTACATTTAATTGAACCACTTGGATTCTTAACCGATGATAAGCATCTGAGACGAGCAGGTTTGGATTACTGGAATGAAGTAGATATAAAGAAACATGAAAGCTTACCAGCTTTTCTGGAATACTTAGGAACACGTAAATTATATTTAATTACAAAGTTTGCTGAAAAAGTGTACTCTGATGTAGACTATACAAAAGAGGAAGATGTATTCTTTATGTTCGGAAAAGAAACAACCGGTCTTCCAGAAGAATTCATGAAAGAACATGAAGAGGATTGTTTGCGTATACCGATGAATGACGAACATGTACGTTCTCTTAATTTATCGAATACGGCCTGTATGATTGTATATGAAGCATTGCGACAACAAAGTTTTCCCTCTTTAGAGAAAAGTCATCGTTACGAAACAGATAAATTAAAAAAATAA
- the queG gene encoding tRNA epoxyqueuosine(34) reductase QueG: MDIADLKRQVIEACKEIGIDKIGFTTAEPFEYMEKPLQEQHAKGHTTGFEHRVLKERIYPDLIFDQPKSILSICLAYPSKPLEKAERVKGERRGSFARASWGVDYHDILRDKMDQLVSFMQEKVPSARFKPMVDTGELIDTVVAQRAGVGFIGRHGLLITEEFGSYVYLGEIVTDIYFEPDEPGEFGCGECTRCVTSCPTGAILGNGELNPILCLSFQTQTKGSMPEEFRSKIGHVIYGCDICQQACPYNRGKNFHLHPEMEPEPDRETPLLQPFLTISNREFKERYGVLAGSWRGKKPLQRNAIIALANYRDRTAIPELLKVMEKDPRPMIRGTAGWAIGEIMRQINPELLGFFRERIDVEEDLEAKAEMEMALEKLEQL; this comes from the coding sequence ATGGATATTGCTGACCTAAAAAGACAAGTGATAGAAGCTTGCAAAGAAATCGGCATCGACAAAATCGGATTTACCACAGCAGAACCTTTTGAATATATGGAAAAACCTTTGCAAGAACAACATGCAAAGGGTCACACTACTGGATTTGAACATCGTGTTTTGAAAGAACGAATCTACCCTGACTTAATCTTTGATCAGCCCAAGTCTATTCTTTCTATCTGTTTAGCTTATCCTAGTAAACCCTTAGAAAAAGCTGAAAGAGTAAAAGGAGAAAGACGAGGTAGTTTTGCCCGTGCATCTTGGGGAGTAGATTATCATGATATTCTCCGGGATAAGATGGATCAATTAGTCTCATTTATGCAGGAGAAAGTACCTTCAGCACGTTTTAAGCCGATGGTTGATACAGGAGAGCTAATTGACACGGTTGTTGCTCAGCGGGCAGGTGTTGGCTTTATTGGGAGACATGGTTTATTGATTACGGAAGAGTTTGGTTCTTATGTATATTTGGGAGAAATTGTTACAGATATTTATTTTGAACCAGATGAGCCTGGAGAATTTGGTTGTGGTGAATGTACAAGATGTGTGACTTCTTGTCCAACAGGAGCCATTCTTGGAAATGGAGAATTAAATCCTATTCTTTGTTTGTCTTTCCAAACGCAAACAAAAGGAAGTATGCCAGAAGAATTTCGTAGTAAAATCGGTCATGTTATTTATGGTTGTGATATTTGCCAACAGGCTTGTCCATACAATCGAGGGAAAAACTTCCATTTACATCCAGAAATGGAACCTGAACCAGACCGTGAAACACCACTGCTACAACCTTTCTTAACAATAAGTAATCGAGAATTCAAAGAACGTTATGGAGTACTAGCAGGATCTTGGAGAGGGAAGAAGCCTTTACAAAGGAATGCAATTATTGCTTTAGCCAATTACCGTGATCGAACTGCCATTCCGGAATTATTGAAAGTCATGGAAAAAGATCCAAGACCGATGATTCGAGGAACAGCGGGTTGGGCAATTGGTGAAATTATGCGACAAATAAATCCGGAGTTACTCGGTTTTTTCCGTGAAAGAATTGATGTCGAAGAAGACCTAGAAGCGAAAGCAGAAATGGAAATGGCTCTAGAAAAGTTAGAGCAATTATAA
- a CDS encoding PBP1A family penicillin-binding protein → MKEETKEKIKLWIKRYFVKLQNFWRRYRFNKLIILLGLCMILVGSSYFVFLAKTADVENLKSGLQETTIVYDRYKEEAGELYSQKGTFVPIDEISSNIQMAVVSTEDKRFYSHKGVDPIGIGRAAVGFVINRGNIVGGGSTITQQLAKNAYLSLDQTLIRKAKELFLSFEIEKQYEKDEILEMYLNNSYFGSGVWGVEDASKKYFGKSAAEVTMAEGAVLAAILKAPSYYNPLDHYEESIERRDLILQLMVDNEITDQESADLAMAEGIYLNDQYANNRNYQYPFYFDAVIDEAIHVYGFEEEDIMNRGYKIYTGLDQEYQIQMDQTYEDAYFVDAEDGTLMQSASVAMHPETGDVLAILGGRGEQVFRGFNRATQMRVPPGSTIKPLSVYTPALENGYDVDSMVIDDDTLTYGENNDYSVKNYDLYSSYEEMPLYQAVAESKNTVAAYLLDKMGIQKGINKLKKFGISVSPEDEVLGQVALGGMDGVSPLQMASAFGTFPNKGIRTEARFITKIVDSTGAVVVDNTEPKTTRVTTPEVSEKMTSMLMEVYAPGGTGYGAQPYNGMLIAGKTGTSELDAENTINRSKWMIAYTPDMVVATWIGFDETDEVHNLNGIGMMFYDLFSAETGNLLSISPQTEFTVGGAAEISGQETTTDGGWNNPLNDFIQGVDEFGQRIEEGSKKIFDWARNVFN, encoded by the coding sequence ATGAAAGAAGAAACAAAAGAAAAAATAAAGTTATGGATCAAACGTTATTTTGTGAAACTACAAAATTTTTGGCGACGATATCGATTTAATAAATTAATTATCCTTCTGGGTTTGTGCATGATTTTAGTGGGAAGTAGTTATTTTGTTTTTCTTGCGAAGACCGCTGATGTAGAAAATTTAAAGAGTGGCTTACAGGAAACGACCATCGTGTATGATCGATATAAGGAAGAAGCCGGAGAGCTTTATTCACAAAAAGGAACCTTTGTCCCCATTGATGAGATCTCATCAAATATTCAAATGGCGGTTGTTTCAACGGAAGATAAACGGTTCTACAGTCATAAAGGAGTTGATCCTATTGGGATTGGCCGAGCGGCTGTTGGATTTGTCATCAATCGTGGAAATATTGTAGGTGGAGGATCGACCATCACTCAACAATTAGCTAAGAATGCCTATCTATCTTTAGATCAAACGCTCATTCGAAAAGCTAAAGAATTATTTTTATCTTTTGAAATAGAAAAACAATATGAAAAAGATGAAATACTAGAAATGTATCTAAACAACTCTTACTTTGGAAGTGGAGTTTGGGGAGTGGAAGATGCTTCAAAAAAATACTTTGGAAAATCAGCAGCTGAAGTTACGATGGCAGAAGGTGCTGTGCTAGCAGCAATTTTGAAAGCTCCTAGCTATTATAATCCTTTAGATCATTATGAAGAGAGTATCGAACGAAGAGATTTAATTCTTCAACTCATGGTAGATAACGAGATAACTGACCAAGAATCAGCTGACCTAGCGATGGCAGAAGGAATTTATCTAAACGATCAATATGCCAATAATCGTAATTATCAATATCCTTTCTATTTTGATGCGGTTATTGACGAAGCAATTCATGTGTATGGTTTTGAAGAAGAGGACATTATGAACCGCGGTTATAAAATTTATACGGGTCTCGATCAAGAGTATCAAATCCAAATGGATCAAACGTATGAAGATGCCTATTTTGTTGATGCAGAAGATGGAACGTTAATGCAGAGTGCATCTGTAGCGATGCATCCAGAAACAGGAGATGTCCTAGCAATCTTAGGAGGAAGAGGGGAACAGGTTTTCCGAGGGTTCAATCGAGCTACTCAAATGAGAGTCCCACCTGGATCAACAATTAAACCTCTTTCTGTTTATACGCCAGCGTTAGAAAATGGCTATGATGTGGATTCAATGGTGATTGATGATGATACGTTAACGTATGGTGAAAATAATGATTATTCAGTAAAAAATTATGACTTATACAGTTCTTATGAAGAGATGCCTTTGTATCAAGCAGTAGCAGAAAGTAAAAATACAGTAGCTGCTTACTTATTGGATAAGATGGGCATTCAAAAAGGAATTAATAAATTAAAGAAATTTGGAATTTCTGTGAGTCCAGAAGATGAAGTGTTAGGTCAGGTAGCTCTTGGCGGTATGGATGGCGTTTCTCCTTTACAAATGGCAAGTGCATTCGGGACATTCCCTAATAAAGGGATTCGTACAGAAGCGCGTTTTATTACGAAAATTGTTGATTCTACAGGGGCGGTTGTTGTTGATAATACCGAACCGAAAACAACTCGTGTAACTACTCCAGAAGTTTCTGAAAAGATGACGAGTATGTTAATGGAGGTATATGCTCCAGGGGGAACTGGCTATGGCGCTCAACCTTATAATGGTATGTTAATTGCCGGTAAAACAGGAACATCAGAATTAGATGCAGAAAATACGATTAATCGTTCGAAATGGATGATTGCTTATACACCAGATATGGTAGTAGCAACTTGGATTGGATTCGATGAAACAGATGAGGTCCACAATTTGAATGGAATTGGGATGATGTTTTATGATCTCTTTAGTGCCGAAACAGGGAACTTATTGAGTATTAGTCCCCAAACTGAATTTACAGTGGGTGGAGCAGCAGAAATCAGTGGACAAGAGACGACTACAGATGGAGGTTGGAACAACCCACTGAATGACTTTATTCAAGGTGTCGATGAGTTTGGTCAAAGAATTGAAGAGGGTTCTAAAAAGATATTCGATTGGGCTAGAAATGTTTTTAATTAA
- a CDS encoding arginine deiminase has protein sequence MTNTLNLYSEIEPLTSVILKRPGKEIENLIPDMLEELLFDDIPYLPLMQAEHDAFAEILRENGAEVFYIEKLAADAFISSEKINQEKFIEQMIRESDVTDELVFEGLKKLFFSMEAQEMIDKMIAGVHRNEVNFLPEGTIREYPLFLMNPMPNLYFTRDIASVVGTGMVINNMMFDARKRETLLVELVAQAHPEFKLDEKHIWLNRNQPDFYTEGGDIIVLSDEVVAVGVSQRTNIEGVMAIAKSLFAEDSGFKKVLAIEIPNVRAMMHLDTVFTMIDKNIFTIHAGIQNVDGSMTIHLVEPGRDGNELDVTILNHLGDALCDALGEKEINIIPCGGGDEIDGPREQWNDGSNTLAIALGKVITYDRNTVTNALLREQGIEVIEIASSELSRGRGGPRCMSMPLTRKSKYD, from the coding sequence ATGACAAACACATTGAATCTTTATTCTGAGATTGAACCGTTGACTTCTGTTATTTTAAAACGTCCAGGAAAAGAAATTGAAAATCTAATTCCAGATATGCTGGAAGAACTATTATTTGATGACATTCCTTACTTACCACTTATGCAAGCGGAGCATGATGCTTTTGCTGAAATTTTGAGAGAAAATGGAGCAGAAGTATTTTATATAGAAAAACTTGCAGCGGATGCTTTTATTTCCTCTGAAAAAATAAATCAAGAAAAGTTTATCGAACAAATGATTCGTGAGTCAGATGTAACGGATGAACTAGTTTTTGAAGGGTTGAAAAAATTGTTTTTCTCAATGGAAGCCCAAGAAATGATTGATAAAATGATTGCAGGTGTTCATCGCAATGAAGTAAACTTTTTACCAGAAGGAACGATAAGAGAGTATCCTTTATTCCTCATGAATCCAATGCCGAATCTTTATTTTACGCGTGATATTGCTTCCGTAGTAGGGACGGGAATGGTCATTAATAACATGATGTTTGATGCTCGTAAACGAGAAACCTTATTAGTAGAATTAGTTGCTCAAGCTCATCCTGAATTTAAGTTAGATGAAAAACATATTTGGTTAAATCGTAACCAACCTGATTTTTATACAGAAGGTGGCGACATCATTGTTTTGAGTGATGAAGTTGTAGCCGTTGGAGTATCGCAACGAACAAATATTGAAGGAGTAATGGCAATTGCGAAGAGTCTTTTTGCAGAAGACTCTGGCTTCAAGAAAGTTTTAGCGATTGAAATTCCTAATGTTCGGGCAATGATGCATTTGGATACGGTATTTACGATGATTGATAAAAATATTTTTACCATTCACGCTGGAATTCAAAATGTAGATGGAAGTATGACCATTCATTTAGTGGAACCTGGTAGAGATGGAAATGAATTGGATGTTACGATTTTGAATCATCTAGGAGATGCTCTATGTGATGCTCTTGGTGAAAAAGAAATCAATATCATACCTTGTGGAGGTGGTGACGAGATTGATGGTCCCCGCGAACAATGGAATGATGGTTCCAACACATTAGCAATCGCATTAGGGAAAGTAATTACTTATGACCGGAATACGGTTACGAATGCACTACTTAGAGAACAAGGAATTGAAGTAATTGAAATAGCTTCTAGCGAATTATCTCGCGGAAGAGGGGGCCCACGTTGTATGAGTATGCCGTTGACCCGAAAATCTAAATACGATTAA
- a CDS encoding YlbF family regulator, producing the protein MSNIYDLAYELEKGLRTQPSFLELTSAYEEVKGNEEAYALFQEFTAMQQELQMKQMSGEGLSEEYIEQAQEIAGRASTNEMIQKMMTAEQQLGTVIEDVNKIIMKPLQDLYTTETTDAE; encoded by the coding sequence ATGAGTAATATATACGATCTTGCATATGAATTAGAAAAAGGGTTACGCACACAACCTTCTTTCCTAGAATTGACTTCAGCGTATGAAGAAGTAAAAGGAAATGAAGAAGCGTACGCTTTATTTCAGGAATTCACTGCAATGCAACAAGAACTACAAATGAAACAAATGAGTGGAGAAGGTCTTTCTGAAGAATACATCGAGCAAGCTCAAGAAATTGCTGGACGTGCTTCAACTAACGAAATGATCCAAAAAATGATGACAGCAGAACAACAACTGGGAACAGTTATTGAAGATGTTAACAAAATCATTATGAAACCTCTACAAGATTTGTATACAACCGAAACAACAGACGCAGAGTAA
- a CDS encoding hemolysin family protein: MKISTGLFLFFFILLIASFFVMAEYVLVRIRPSRLNFLIENGNLKAKKLKEMTMKLDSYLSATQLGVTITSLALGWLGDPTFKRIFDNLFDQFTLPKSVSTILSFFVSFTILTSIQVIVGELVPKNIAITKTEKLGLKIAGPLSVWYRVMYPLIFILNKTANGISKAMGFATFSESDDRVSEEELRMIMSESLKSGEINHEEYQFVENVFNFDERMAREIMIPRTEMATVWSEDTLDDIADKVRAEKYTRYPVIENDKDNILGVINTKEIFAAYVEAVRDQTTSEFIIQDYIRPVITVIETLPIKDLLVKMQREHNQIAILMDEYGGTSGLVSMEDIVEEIVGDISDDFETEYQPEFIKLGTDHYRITARMLIDDVNDLFGLKIEEENVDTIGGWMLNEKYDIQVGDEIDFDKVIFKVIQKQKNTLLLIDIFIQESHQKKDEPTLESTTETKNEE; encoded by the coding sequence GTGAAGATTTCAACCGGTTTATTTCTATTCTTTTTTATCTTACTCATTGCCTCTTTTTTTGTGATGGCAGAATATGTACTCGTTCGAATTCGTCCTTCTCGTTTAAATTTTTTAATTGAGAATGGAAATCTGAAAGCCAAAAAGCTTAAAGAAATGACGATGAAATTAGATAGCTACTTGTCCGCAACTCAATTAGGTGTGACCATTACTTCATTAGCTCTCGGTTGGTTAGGAGATCCTACATTTAAACGGATTTTCGATAATTTATTTGATCAATTCACACTTCCAAAAAGTGTCTCTACCATCTTATCATTTTTTGTTTCATTTACCATCCTTACTTCTATTCAAGTAATCGTTGGTGAGTTAGTTCCGAAAAATATCGCAATCACCAAAACAGAAAAACTTGGATTAAAAATTGCTGGTCCTTTGAGTGTGTGGTATCGAGTCATGTACCCACTTATTTTTATATTAAATAAAACTGCAAACGGAATATCTAAAGCAATGGGTTTTGCTACTTTTTCTGAGTCGGATGACCGCGTTTCGGAAGAAGAGTTACGAATGATTATGAGTGAAAGTTTGAAGAGTGGAGAAATTAATCACGAAGAGTATCAATTTGTTGAAAATGTTTTTAATTTTGATGAAAGAATGGCTCGAGAAATTATGATTCCACGAACAGAAATGGCAACCGTTTGGTCTGAAGATACATTAGATGACATCGCAGATAAAGTCCGGGCAGAAAAATATACTCGGTATCCAGTGATTGAAAATGATAAAGATAATATCTTAGGCGTGATCAACACCAAAGAGATTTTTGCTGCTTATGTCGAAGCAGTGCGGGACCAAACGACTTCAGAATTTATTATTCAAGATTATATTCGGCCGGTTATTACCGTGATTGAAACATTACCAATAAAAGATTTACTTGTAAAAATGCAACGCGAACACAATCAAATAGCTATTTTGATGGATGAATATGGGGGTACGAGTGGATTAGTTTCCATGGAAGATATCGTAGAAGAAATTGTTGGGGATATTTCCGATGACTTTGAAACAGAATACCAACCTGAATTTATCAAATTAGGAACAGACCATTATCGAATTACGGCACGAATGCTGATTGATGATGTCAACGATCTTTTTGGTTTAAAAATAGAAGAAGAAAATGTTGATACAATCGGGGGATGGATGCTCAATGAAAAATATGACATCCAAGTTGGTGATGAAATCGATTTCGATAAAGTGATTTTTAAAGTGATTCAAAAACAAAAGAATACTCTCCTATTAATCGATATCTTTATTCAGGAGTCTCATCAAAAAAAAGATGAACCCACTTTAGAATCAACAACTGAAACGAAAAATGAAGAATAG
- a CDS encoding aldo/keto reductase, with the protein MIIPDITLYNGVKVPQIGLGVFLMEEEEEAKWAIQRAIKTGYRHFDTASIYGNEEFLAKALLKSEMNRNEFFLTSKVWNNRQGYSQTKEAFQESIDKLQTDYLDLYLIHWFGVDVKGTWRAMEELYEEGKIRAIGVSNFTIDHLESMKEFARIMPMINQVETHPYFPQNELRDYMQKEEIAHQAWGPLSQGKSDLLMHPLLYEIGKKYGKTPAQITLKWHTERNTIVIPKSVHSRRIAENFDLFDFTLTEEDMKAIEEMNMEARFGRDPLDWEFVERTSRE; encoded by the coding sequence ATGATAATACCAGATATTACTTTGTATAATGGCGTAAAAGTCCCCCAAATTGGTTTAGGTGTTTTCTTAATGGAAGAAGAAGAGGAAGCAAAATGGGCAATCCAACGAGCAATAAAGACGGGATATCGTCATTTTGATACGGCATCCATATATGGGAATGAAGAATTCCTAGCAAAAGCCCTACTGAAAAGTGAAATGAATCGTAACGAATTCTTTTTAACTTCAAAAGTTTGGAATAACCGACAAGGGTATTCACAAACGAAAGAGGCTTTTCAGGAAAGTATTGATAAGTTACAAACGGATTATTTGGATTTGTATTTGATTCACTGGTTTGGGGTAGATGTAAAAGGGACATGGCGTGCAATGGAAGAGTTGTATGAAGAGGGGAAGATTCGTGCCATTGGTGTGAGTAATTTTACAATTGATCATTTAGAAAGTATGAAAGAATTTGCTCGGATTATGCCTATGATTAATCAAGTAGAAACGCATCCCTATTTCCCACAAAATGAGTTACGCGATTATATGCAAAAAGAAGAGATTGCCCATCAAGCTTGGGGTCCATTAAGTCAGGGGAAGAGTGATTTACTGATGCATCCTCTCCTTTATGAAATAGGGAAAAAGTATGGAAAGACACCTGCACAAATCACTTTGAAGTGGCACACAGAAAGGAATACGATTGTTATTCCTAAATCGGTTCACTCTAGACGAATTGCAGAGAATTTTGATTTATTTGATTTTACTCTCACAGAGGAAGATATGAAAGCGATTGAAGAAATGAATATGGAAGCACGTTTTGGAAGAGACCCTCTAGATTGGGAGTTTGTCGAACGAACATCGAGAGAGTAA
- a CDS encoding methyltransferase domain-containing protein — MKKIEMSNIFITQQVDLFQCPVCGEVFREVKENSMICINHHQFDLSKKGTLHLLSKGGQNEYGKEMLSSRKKLADSGFFYPLLDAVMKQIDAPHQDTILDVGCGEGSHLHYLSSQGLNGTKIGFDISKEGIQLAANHFFEDAFWCVADLAHSPFAADKFDVILNIFSPSQYQEFDRLLKPRGKVIKVVPDSDYLIELRETLFEGEQSKQVYENEKVVNRFKEFYPNCSHEHVRYTIDLTEDMAKWLVEMTPLAWHASQGALEQIKKDPIKEITVAVSVLVGTKENY; from the coding sequence ATGAAAAAAATTGAAATGAGTAATATTTTTATAACGCAACAAGTAGACTTATTCCAATGTCCAGTTTGCGGTGAAGTATTTCGAGAAGTAAAGGAAAATAGTATGATTTGTATAAACCATCATCAGTTTGACCTTTCTAAAAAAGGAACCCTTCATTTATTGTCAAAAGGTGGACAAAATGAATATGGCAAAGAAATGTTGTCCAGTCGAAAAAAACTAGCTGATTCTGGCTTTTTCTATCCATTGTTGGATGCAGTCATGAAACAAATAGACGCTCCTCATCAAGATACAATTTTGGATGTGGGTTGTGGGGAAGGGTCTCATCTGCATTATTTATCTAGTCAAGGACTAAATGGAACTAAAATTGGATTTGATATTTCCAAAGAGGGAATTCAACTAGCAGCGAATCATTTTTTTGAGGATGCTTTTTGGTGTGTGGCTGATTTAGCTCATTCACCTTTTGCAGCTGACAAATTTGATGTCATTTTAAATATTTTTTCTCCATCTCAGTATCAAGAATTTGATCGTCTTTTGAAGCCAAGGGGAAAAGTTATAAAGGTCGTTCCGGATTCAGATTATCTAATTGAGTTAAGAGAAACGTTATTTGAAGGGGAGCAATCTAAGCAAGTGTATGAAAATGAAAAGGTAGTTAATCGCTTTAAAGAATTCTACCCAAATTGCTCACACGAACATGTCAGATATACAATTGATTTAACAGAAGATATGGCGAAATGGCTTGTGGAAATGACTCCTCTTGCATGGCATGCATCACAAGGAGCGCTAGAACAGATAAAGAAAGATCCAATCAAAGAAATTACAGTTGCAGTATCGGTTCTTGTTGGAACAAAGGAAAATTATTGA